A single Cyprinus carpio isolate SPL01 chromosome A20, ASM1834038v1, whole genome shotgun sequence DNA region contains:
- the LOC109063696 gene encoding pro-opiomelanocortin B-like: MLCPSWLLAAAVLCFHSPYVDGRCLDLMDCMGLKTNEQKLQCIRQCRSVQESSNYGKVSSSEQQNSEEEVEEEGLSLGLLLSAMSPDSIEFQDAAGEAPHNDERRSYSMQHFRWGKPMGHKRRPVKVFTNSALEEEPEESVERVRVERGQSAKLDIQPRNNARSNGKYRMTHFRWNAPPNKRYGGFMRLDSDQSHKPLLTLIRNVIVKDGQQFSDKERRE, translated from the exons ATGCTCTGTCCTTCCTGGCTCTTGGCTGCAGCAGTCTTGTGTTTCCACAGTCCGTATGTAGACGGCCGCTGCTTGGATTTGATGGACTGCATGGGCCTAAAAACTAATGAACAAAAATTG CAGTGTATCAGGCAGTGCAGATCTGTGCAAGAATCCTCCAATTACGGGAAAGTGTCTTCATCAGAACAGCAGAACAGTGAGGAAGAGGTTGAGGAAGAGGGCCTCAGTTTGGGCCTGCTCTTATCGGCTATGTCTCCAGATTCAATTGAGTTCCAAGACGCTGCTGGAGAAGCCCCTCACAATGACGAGAGGAGGTCTTACTCCATGCAGCACTTCCGCTGGGGCAAACCCATGGGCCACAAACGCAGACCCGTCAAAGTCTTCACAAACAGCGCcctggaggaggagcccgaggaGTCGGTGGAAAGGGTGCGCGTGGAGCGAGGGCAGAGCGCCAAGCTGGACATTCAGCCGAGGAACAATGCTAGGAGCAACGGGAAGTATCGCATGACCCATTTCCGCTGGAACGCCCCACCTAACAAGCGCTATGGAGGCTTCATGAGGCTGGATTCAGATCAATCCCACAAGCCCCTGCTCACGCTCATACGAAACGTCATTGTTAAAGACGGACAGCAGTTCAGCGATAAAGAGAGGAGAGAATAG